One genomic region from Populus nigra chromosome 8, ddPopNigr1.1, whole genome shotgun sequence encodes:
- the LOC133701083 gene encoding histone deacetylase complex subunit SAP18-like has protein sequence MEKKSSRDRDGEMGGGAAHARTLPPPSRAHPPPPPPRPRIEPIDREKTCPLLLRVFTKIGSHHKPEDFAVRGKEPKDEVQIYTWKDATLRELTDLVKEVAPEARRRNAKLSFAFVYPDKHGRFVLRVVGMTHSSGRRPDDLKALAELNFQIGDYLDVAIM, from the exons ATGGAGAAGAAGAGCAGCAGAGACAGAGACGGCGAGATGGGTGGTGGCGCAGCCCATGCCAGAACCCTTCCTCCTCCCAGTCGGGCCCatcctccacctcctcctcctcgtcCCCGCATCGAACCTATCGATCGTGAAAAG ACTTGTCCTTTATTACTTCGAGTTTTCACTAAG ATTGGAAGTCATCACAAGCCAGAAGATTTTGCTGTGAGAGGCAAGGAACCAAAAGATGAGGTTCAAATTTATACATGGAAAGATGCAACGCTTCGCGAGTTAACTGATCTT GTCAAAGAGGTTGCTCCAGAGGCAAGGAGAAGAAATGCAAAGCTGTCATTTGCTTTTGTTTATCCTGATAAACATGGCCGTTTTGTGTTGAGAGTG gtgggGATGACACATTCAAGTGGGAGACGACCAGATGATCTCAAGGCATTGGCCGAACTCAATTTCCAG ATCGGAGATTACTTGGATGTAGCAATCATGTGA
- the LOC133700840 gene encoding PGR5-like protein 1A, chloroplastic, which yields MASKLAFNLTSPRVFTAPIQRPIISSSSSLPSLSSPSCSTRVQLNGKQFSLRGRMLFLPTKATADQQTDQVQEDDMDDGKILQYCSIDKKGKKSLGEMEQDFLQALQAFYYEGKAIMSNEEFDNLKEELMWQGSSVVMLSSDEQKFLEASLAYVSGNPILSDEEFDKLKIKLKTEGSEIVVEGPRCSLRSRKVYSDLSVDYLKMFLLNVPATVVALGLFFFLDDITGFEITYLLELPEPFSFLFTWFAAVPLIVWLALTLTNAIVKDFLILKGPCPNCGTENGSFFGTILSISSGGTSNTLKCSNCSTELVYDSKTRLITLPEGSEA from the exons ATGGCTAGCAAATTAGCCTTCAATTTGACATCTCCCCGAGTCTTCACTGCTCCTATTCAAAGACCAATCatctcttcatcttcatcattgCCGTCCTTATCATCTCCTTCTTGCTCTACCAGGGTTCAACTCAATGGAAAACAGTTTTCTCTTCGCGGAAGAATGCTTTTTCTTCCTACCAAGGCCACTGCTGACCAGCAAACTG ATCAAGTCCAAGAAGATGACATGGATGATGGTAAGATCCTGCAATATTGTAGCATAGACAAGAAAGGCAAGAAGTCGTTGGGTGAAATGGAGCAAGATTTTCTGCAAGCGCTACAA GCATTTTATTATGAGGGGAAAGCTATAATGTCAAATGAAGAATTTGATAATCTCAAGGAGGAACTAATGTGGCAAGGAAGCAGCGTGGTTATGCTAA GTTCTGATGAACAGAAGTTTCTTGAAGCCTCTCTTGCTTATGTATCAGGGAATCCAATCTTGAGTGATGAAGAGTTTGATAAACTGAAGATCAAATTAAAG ACAGAAGGCAGCGAAATAGTTGTTGAAGGTCCAAGATGCAGTCTTCGTAGTAGAAAG GTTTATAGTGACCTGTCTGTTGACTATTTGAAGATGTTCCTGCTGAACGTCCCGGCAACTGTTGTTGCACTAGGCTT GTTTTTCTTCTTGGATGATATCACTGGTTTTGAAATCACTTATCTTTTGGAG CTCCCAGAGCCTTTCAGTTTCCTTTTCACCTGGTTTGCTGCAGTGCCCCTCATTGTTTGGTTAGCTCTGACACTAACAAATGCGATTGTGAAAGACTTTTTGATCTTGAAG GGCCCCTGTCCCAACTGTGGCACGGAGAACGGCTCCTTCTTTGGAACCATATTGTCTATTTCAAGTGGTGGAACCTCCAACACCCTTAAATGCTCAAA TTGCTCAACTGAATTGGTGTACGATTCGAAAACACGCTTGATTACACTGCCAGAAGGAAGCGAAGCTTGA